From one Planktothrix agardhii NIES-204 genomic stretch:
- a CDS encoding DNA methylase N-4/N-6 domain protein, with translation MNNTYNIIQGDCLDIVQGMQQNSVNLIYLDPPFFTQKQHSLKTRDRQSEFSYDDLWESHQDYAKFIHDRLAVLHQVLKEDGSIFVHCDTHANYIIRSILDHIFGQENFRSEIIWSYKRWSNSKKGLLPAHQTIFFYSKTNQFIFNPIYCDYSESTNIDQILQKRTRDEHGKAVYARDDHGEIIPADPKKGVPLSDVWEIPYLNPKAKERVGYPSQKPILLLEQIIELASNPGDIILDPFCGSGTTIIAAKLLNRSAWGIDISPDAVQICKDRLKTPIKSESLLLQKGRKAYLNANEDALNIIASLDVIPVQRNQGIDAILKQNYQGKPVPIRVQRRGESLHKALALLHKASQIKGAVKSILVKTSDDLFELEMTDIPDHIMIIEAPAYAVQKGFYLN, from the coding sequence ATGAACAATACTTACAATATTATTCAAGGAGACTGTCTTGATATTGTCCAAGGAATGCAGCAAAATTCCGTTAATCTGATTTATTTAGATCCTCCTTTTTTTACTCAAAAACAGCATTCTTTGAAAACAAGAGATAGACAATCTGAATTTAGCTATGATGATTTATGGGAAAGTCATCAAGACTATGCAAAATTTATTCATGATAGGTTAGCTGTTCTACATCAGGTTTTAAAGGAAGATGGGTCAATTTTTGTACATTGTGATACCCATGCTAATTATATTATTAGATCAATTTTAGATCATATTTTTGGTCAAGAAAATTTTAGATCAGAAATTATTTGGAGTTACAAACGATGGTCAAATTCTAAAAAGGGATTATTACCCGCCCATCAAACTATCTTCTTTTATTCTAAGACAAATCAATTTATTTTTAATCCAATTTATTGTGATTATTCAGAGTCTACGAATATTGATCAAATCTTACAGAAACGTACCAGAGATGAGCATGGTAAAGCCGTTTATGCTAGGGATGATCATGGGGAAATCATTCCTGCTGATCCCAAAAAGGGAGTGCCATTAAGTGATGTTTGGGAGATTCCCTATTTAAACCCTAAAGCTAAAGAGCGTGTGGGTTATCCCAGTCAAAAACCAATTTTACTCCTAGAACAAATTATTGAATTAGCCTCTAATCCGGGGGATATTATATTAGACCCTTTTTGTGGAAGTGGGACAACAATTATTGCAGCTAAATTATTAAATCGTTCAGCCTGGGGAATTGATATTTCCCCCGATGCTGTTCAAATCTGTAAAGATAGATTAAAAACTCCAATTAAATCCGAATCTTTGCTCCTTCAAAAAGGTCGAAAAGCCTATCTTAATGCCAATGAAGATGCACTCAATATTATTGCTAGTTTAGATGTTATTCCAGTTCAAAGAAATCAAGGAATAGATGCTATTTTAAAACAGAATTATCAAGGAAAGCCCGTTCCTATTCGGGTACAGCGTCGGGGAGAAAGTTTACACAAAGCACTCGCTTTACTGCATAAAGCATCTCAAATTAAAGGGGCTGTAAAATCTATTTTAGTCAAAACATCTGATGATCTTTTTGAGCTTGAAATGACAGATATTCCCGACCATATCATGATTATAGAAGCTCCGGCTTATGCTGTTCAAAAAGGGTTTTACT